A stretch of the Rosa rugosa chromosome 5, drRosRugo1.1, whole genome shotgun sequence genome encodes the following:
- the LOC133712757 gene encoding putative disease resistance protein RGA3 isoform X3, whose translation MAELLLTFAAEGILTKVTSLAAQEFSLVFDFKEDLAQLRDLFLKIQAMLRDVDHSQVRGEAVEIWVKDLEDIAHKADDVLDEITYEDLRRKVELQNQLKKKAAGPIGLIARTLADATSQDVEVLDRETVSSFDSDEKLIIGREEVVSDIVKTLIKSHYNEENYLPVLAIVGMPGLGKTTLAKSIYHESKIDSHFHEKIWVCVSTPFKVKTILRGILESLKPEKAAIQSKDAICKFIREELKEKRYLLILDDVWSEDPEKWKELKSCLLTVNDTQGSSIIVTTRSDEVAEVMETLPRCDLRKLSDDECWLIVKDKAIPIGSPPMSEEQETTGREIAKRCGGLPLVSKVIDGLSWRTIVNRILSC comes from the exons ATGGCAGAACTTCTGCTCACTTTTGCTGCCGAGGGAATACTGACCAAGGTGACTTCTCTTGCTGCTCAAGAATTCAGTCTCGTATTCGATTTTAAAGAAGATCTAGCACAGCTGCGTGATTTGTTCCTCAAGATTCAAGCTATGCTAAGAGATGTCGACCATTCACAAGTTCGAGGGGAGGCCGTGGAAATTTGGGTGAAGGATCTTGAAGACATAGCTCACAAAGCTGACGATGTGTTGGATGAAATTACATATGAAGATCTCCGACGCAAAGTAGAACTCCAAAACCAGCTGAAGAAAAAG GCAGCTGGCCCTATTGGGCTAATTGCTAGGACATTAGCAGATGCAACCTCTCAAGATGTTGAAGTACTTGACAGGGAAACTGTCTCCAGCTTTGATAGCGATGAAAAGCTCATCATTGGAAGGGAAGAGGTCGTATCAGATATAGTCAAAACCTTAATCAAGTCGCACTATAATGAAGAAAATTATCTTCCAGTTTTGGCTATTGTGGGAATGCCAGGTCTGGGAAAGACAACTTTGGCTAAATCAATATATCATGAATCTAAGattgatagccacttccatgaAAAAATATGGGTGTGTGTATCCACCCCTTTTAAAGTCAAGACAATCTTAAGAGGGATCTTGGAATCTCTAAAACCAGAGAAAGCCGCAATACAAAGTAAGGATGCGATTTGTAAATTCATCCGAGAAGAGCTGAAAGAGAAAAGATACCTTCTCATACTCGATGACGTTTGGAGcgaagatcctgaaaaatggAAAGAGTTGAAGAGTTGTTTGTTAACAGTTAATGATACTCAAGGAAGCAGCATCATTGTTACTACCCGTAGTGATGAAGTTGCAGAAGTCATGGAAACTCTTCCTAGATGTGATTTAAGAAAACTATCAGATGATGAATGTTGGCTCATAGTGAAAGATAAAGCCATTCCAATTGGGAGTCCTCCTATGTCTGAAGAGCAGGAGACAACTGGTAGAGAGATCGCTAAAAGATGTGGAGGTTTACCACTAGTGTCAAAG gtgattgacggtttgagttggcggacgattgtgaatcgtattttgagctgttaa
- the LOC133712757 gene encoding putative disease resistance protein RGA3 isoform X1: MAELLLTFAAEGILTKVTSLAAQEFSLVFDFKEDLAQLRDLFLKIQAMLRDVDHSQVRGEAVEIWVKDLEDIAHKADDVLDEITYEDLRRKVELQNQLKKKVKSFFSHSNPIAFRLEMAHKIKKINTSLVKLFNQAAGPIGLIARTLADATSQDVEVLDRETVSSFDSDEKLIIGREEVVSDIVKTLIKSHYNEENYLPVLAIVGMPGLGKTTLAKSIYHESKIDSHFHEKIWVCVSTPFKVKTILRGILESLKPEKAAIQSKDAICKFIREELKEKRYLLILDDVWSEDPEKWKELKSCLLTVNDTQGSSIIVTTRSDEVAEVMETLPRCDLRKLSDDECWLIVKDKAIPIGSPPMSEEQETTGREIAKRCGGLPLVSKVIDGLSWRTIVNRILSC, translated from the exons ATGGCAGAACTTCTGCTCACTTTTGCTGCCGAGGGAATACTGACCAAGGTGACTTCTCTTGCTGCTCAAGAATTCAGTCTCGTATTCGATTTTAAAGAAGATCTAGCACAGCTGCGTGATTTGTTCCTCAAGATTCAAGCTATGCTAAGAGATGTCGACCATTCACAAGTTCGAGGGGAGGCCGTGGAAATTTGGGTGAAGGATCTTGAAGACATAGCTCACAAAGCTGACGATGTGTTGGATGAAATTACATATGAAGATCTCCGACGCAAAGTAGAACTCCAAAACCAGCTGAAGAAAAAGGTGAAAAGTTTCTTCTCCCACTCCAATCCCATTGCATTTCGCTTAGAAATGGCACATAAAATCAAAAAAATCAACACATCTTTGGTGAAATTATTCAATCAGGCAGCTGGCCCTATTGGGCTAATTGCTAGGACATTAGCAGATGCAACCTCTCAAGATGTTGAAGTACTTGACAGGGAAACTGTCTCCAGCTTTGATAGCGATGAAAAGCTCATCATTGGAAGGGAAGAGGTCGTATCAGATATAGTCAAAACCTTAATCAAGTCGCACTATAATGAAGAAAATTATCTTCCAGTTTTGGCTATTGTGGGAATGCCAGGTCTGGGAAAGACAACTTTGGCTAAATCAATATATCATGAATCTAAGattgatagccacttccatgaAAAAATATGGGTGTGTGTATCCACCCCTTTTAAAGTCAAGACAATCTTAAGAGGGATCTTGGAATCTCTAAAACCAGAGAAAGCCGCAATACAAAGTAAGGATGCGATTTGTAAATTCATCCGAGAAGAGCTGAAAGAGAAAAGATACCTTCTCATACTCGATGACGTTTGGAGcgaagatcctgaaaaatggAAAGAGTTGAAGAGTTGTTTGTTAACAGTTAATGATACTCAAGGAAGCAGCATCATTGTTACTACCCGTAGTGATGAAGTTGCAGAAGTCATGGAAACTCTTCCTAGATGTGATTTAAGAAAACTATCAGATGATGAATGTTGGCTCATAGTGAAAGATAAAGCCATTCCAATTGGGAGTCCTCCTATGTCTGAAGAGCAGGAGACAACTGGTAGAGAGATCGCTAAAAGATGTGGAGGTTTACCACTAGTGTCAAAG gtgattgacggtttgagttggcggacgattgtgaatcgtattttgagctgttaa
- the LOC133712757 gene encoding putative disease resistance protein RGA3 isoform X2 — protein sequence MAELLLTFAAEGILTKVTSLAAQEFSLVFDFKEDLAQLRDLFLKIQAMLRDVDHSQVRGEAVEIWVKDLEDIAHKADDVLDEITYEDLRRKVELQNQLKKKVKSFFSHSNPIAFRLEMAHKIKKINTSLVKLFNQAAGPIGLIARTLADATSQDVEVLDRETVSSFDSDEKLIIGREEVVSDIVKTLIKSHYNEENYLPVLAIVGMPGLGKTTLAKSIYHESKIDSHFHEKIWVCVSTPFKVKTILRGILESLKPEKAAIQSKDAICKFIREELKEKRYLLILDDVWSEDPEKWKELKSCLLTVNDTQGSSIIVTTRSDEVAEVMETLPRCDLRKLSDDECWLIVKDKAIPIGSPPMSEEQETTGREIAKRCGGLPLVSKRIILQDWRIQEGDRTV from the exons ATGGCAGAACTTCTGCTCACTTTTGCTGCCGAGGGAATACTGACCAAGGTGACTTCTCTTGCTGCTCAAGAATTCAGTCTCGTATTCGATTTTAAAGAAGATCTAGCACAGCTGCGTGATTTGTTCCTCAAGATTCAAGCTATGCTAAGAGATGTCGACCATTCACAAGTTCGAGGGGAGGCCGTGGAAATTTGGGTGAAGGATCTTGAAGACATAGCTCACAAAGCTGACGATGTGTTGGATGAAATTACATATGAAGATCTCCGACGCAAAGTAGAACTCCAAAACCAGCTGAAGAAAAAGGTGAAAAGTTTCTTCTCCCACTCCAATCCCATTGCATTTCGCTTAGAAATGGCACATAAAATCAAAAAAATCAACACATCTTTGGTGAAATTATTCAATCAGGCAGCTGGCCCTATTGGGCTAATTGCTAGGACATTAGCAGATGCAACCTCTCAAGATGTTGAAGTACTTGACAGGGAAACTGTCTCCAGCTTTGATAGCGATGAAAAGCTCATCATTGGAAGGGAAGAGGTCGTATCAGATATAGTCAAAACCTTAATCAAGTCGCACTATAATGAAGAAAATTATCTTCCAGTTTTGGCTATTGTGGGAATGCCAGGTCTGGGAAAGACAACTTTGGCTAAATCAATATATCATGAATCTAAGattgatagccacttccatgaAAAAATATGGGTGTGTGTATCCACCCCTTTTAAAGTCAAGACAATCTTAAGAGGGATCTTGGAATCTCTAAAACCAGAGAAAGCCGCAATACAAAGTAAGGATGCGATTTGTAAATTCATCCGAGAAGAGCTGAAAGAGAAAAGATACCTTCTCATACTCGATGACGTTTGGAGcgaagatcctgaaaaatggAAAGAGTTGAAGAGTTGTTTGTTAACAGTTAATGATACTCAAGGAAGCAGCATCATTGTTACTACCCGTAGTGATGAAGTTGCAGAAGTCATGGAAACTCTTCCTAGATGTGATTTAAGAAAACTATCAGATGATGAATGTTGGCTCATAGTGAAAGATAAAGCCATTCCAATTGGGAGTCCTCCTATGTCTGAAGAGCAGGAGACAACTGGTAGAGAGATCGCTAAAAGATGTGGAGGTTTACCACTAGTGTCAAAG cggataatcctacaggactggagaattcaggaaggtgatcgaaccgtgtag
- the LOC133708015 gene encoding putative disease resistance protein RGA3: protein MFFKDFDIEKDDLIQLWMAQGWLHPCSERSLEMEDKGNEYFKTLLAKSFFQDVTTDYGGNVTKCKMLDLVHDLAEHVSKSRNLRSLFSNGEVLGSNLLNFKSIRVLNLYKTEVMELPCSIGKLKHLRYLNVLKTRIKTFPKSIGQVYNLQTLKIPYQLEEFPKEIANLINLRHVYFGRYMKVPSGILGRLTNLRSLPFLKVGNKTGSGIEELSGLNQLHDTLSIYGLENVGDGEEALKANLVEKKYIRKLILGWKLSRPSHIVENDDDVLEGLRPHSNLEFMEIQGFMGVKFPSWLLLANNLKEIELLGCNKCERVPVLGHLPNLSCVKIKRMENLTHIGSEFYGNNHVNCGNGSSKEAQPLFPALKTLHIEEARNLIQWMEAPTERASTVFPCLEELTLIHCDQLISAPSHFPSLKKLWIEDMDSGGMPIASILSNQLTTLTYLRLKCVGGLTCLPGGMLENNKNLAHLGIIHCSELTCISPRSQGFEYCCASLSHLHIWNCQNLRYLPDGLLTPSLKRMWLYKCHNLEYIPDATHGSLTSLETLYLIMCYKITSIPFSQGLPSLVELTISHCPELSSLPGGLEYCTSVRSLRITKCPKVPSISIESLSASLEDLCVSNLDSLPISRGGFISLRQLTIMCYESAQIGPEFSAFLQTLVSLQELRMRSCENLESIPSSDKITSLRSLSIWCCEKLTCLPSQLAASSQSCSLTRLKELTIGSFSEELDAFPAFQAIPQLESLDIRGWPKLKSLPEQIQHLPSLRHLTITWFDGVEAIPEWLGNLASLEDLTIQNCESLKYLPSVEAMQRLTKLKEIEIFRCPLLEERCTEESGPELHKIRHLPFIKIGRTKIEN from the exons ATGTTTTTCAAAGATTTTGATATTGAAAAGGATGACTTGATCCAACTTTGGATGGCTCAGGGATGGCTTCACCCTTGTTCTGAGAGAAGCCTAGAGATGGAGGATAAAGgtaatgaatattttaaaaccCTATTGGCCAAGTCTTTTTTTCAAGACGTTACAACGGATTATGGTGGTAATGTTACCAAATGTAAGATGCTAGATCTTGTGCATGATCTTGCAGAACATGTATCAAAATCTAGGAACCTACGCTCGCTTTTTTCAAATGGAGAAGTCCTTGGGAGCAACTTACTTAACTTCAAATCTATACGTGTCTTAAATTTATACAAAACAGAGGTTATGGAGTTGCCATGTTCAATTGGAAAGTTGAAACACTTGAGGtatttgaatgttttgaaaacAAGAATCAAAACATTTCCCAAATCAATAGGTCAGGTTTATAACCTGCAAACTTTGAAAATACCTTATCAACTTGAAGAGTTTCCAAAGGAAATTGCAAATTTGATCAACTTGCGGCATGTTTATTTTGGTAGATATATGAAAGTTCCAAGTGGGATATTGGGACGGTTGACTAATCTCCGGTCCTTACCTTTTCTCAAGGTGGGTAACAAGACAGGTTCTGGAATAGAGGAATTGAGTGGTTTAAACCAGTTGCACGATACCTTATCTATATATGGACTGGAAAATGTAGGAGATGGAGAAGAAGCTCTTAAAGCAAACTTGGTCGAGAAGAAATATATACGTAAGTTAATCCTTGGATGGAAGCTTAGTCGGCCAAGCCACATTGTGGAGAATGACGATGATGTACTAGAAGGCCTCCGACCACATTCTAATTTGGAATTTATGGAGATTCAGGGATTCATGGGTGTTAAATTTCCATCATGGTTATTGTTAGCCAACAATTTGAAAGAGATTGAATTATTGGGCTGCAACAAATGTGAACGAGTCCCAGTACTTGGGCATTTACCCAATCTTAGTTGTGTTAAGATTAAGAGAATGGAGAACCTAACTCATATAGGATCTGAGTTTTATGGTAATAACCATGTCAACTGTGGAAATGGATCAAGTAAGGAGGCGCAGCCTTTGTTCCCTGCTTTGAAAACATTGCATATTGAGGAGGCCCGGAACCTGATTCAATGGATGGAAGCACCAACAGAAAGAGCAAGTACAGTGTTTCCTTGCCTTGAGGAACTGACCTTGATTCACTGTGACCAACTGATAAGTGCTCCCAGTCATTTCCCATCTCTCAAGAAATTGTGGATAGAAGACATGGATAGCGGAGGCATGCCAATAGCAAGTATTCTAAGCAATCAACTTACCACTCTCACTTATCTCCGCTTAAAGTGTGTGGGGGGACTTACTTGTCTGCCGGGAGGGATGTTAGAAAACAACAAGAATCTCGCACATTTAGGCATAATTCACTGTtcagagttaacttgtatttctcCCCGATCACAAGGATTTGAGTACTGCTGCGCATCTCTTTCACATTTGCATATATGGAATTGTCAGAATCTCAGATATTTACCTGATGGGCTACTTACTCCTTCTCTTAAACGGATGTGGTTGTATAAATGTCACAATCTAGAGTACATCCCAGATGCTACACACGGTAGTCTCACATCCCTTGAAACATTGTATTTGATAATGTGCTATAAAATAACTTCCATACCATTTTCACAAGGCCTGCCATCTCTTGTTGAATTAACTATAAGCCACTGTCCCGAATTATCAAGCCTACCGGGTGGACTAGAATACTGTACCTCTGTTCGGAGTTTGAGAATAACAAAGTGCCCCAAGGTACCATCCATTTCAATCGAAAGTCTGAGTGCATCCCTCGAAGATTTGTGTGTAAGTAATCTAGACTCTCTTCCAATTTCACGAGGAGGCTTCATATCACTCCGTCAATTGACAATCATGTGTTACGAAAGTGCCCAAATTGGCCCAGAATTTAGTGCCTTTCTTCAAACCCTCGTCTCTCTTCAAGAATTGAGAATGAGGTCTTGCGAAAATCTAGAGAGTATTCCAAGTTCAGACAAGATCACATCCCTCCGCAGCTTGAGTATATGGTGTTGTGAAAAATTAACATGTCTACCGAGTCAATTAGCAGCATCGTCACAGTCCTGCAGCCTCACCCGTTTGAAGGAATTGACAATTGGTAGTTTCAGCGAGGAGCTTGATGCATTCCCAGCTTTTCAGGCTATACCACAACTTGAATCATTAGACATCCGGGGGTGGCCAAAGCTCAAGTCTCTCCCTGAACAAATTCAACACTTGCCTTCTTTAAGACATTTGACAATAACATGGTTTGATGGAGTGGAGGCTATTCCAGAGTGGTTGGGAAACCTTGCATCTCTTGAGGACCTGACTATTCAGAATTGCGAGAGTCTAAAATATCTACCTTCTGTGGAAGCTATGCAACGCCTCACCAAATTGAAGGAGATAGAGATCTTCAGATGTCCCCTTCTAGAAGAAAGATGCACGGAAGAGAGCGGCCCAGAGTTGCATAAGATTCGTCATCTTCCATTCATCAAGA TTGGGCGGACAAAAATTGAGAATTGA
- the LOC133713185 gene encoding transcription initiation factor TFIID subunit 13-like, producing the protein MSKSSAGEGSSSKAKAGPSQPAETSFKRKRGVFQKELQHMMYGFGDDPNPLPESVALMEDIVVEYITDLVHKAQDTGSNRGKLSVEDFLYLIRKDSPKLNRCKELLSMNEELKQARKAFETDEENLRKAFEADDDKLGSTE; encoded by the exons ATGAGCAAGTCTTCTGCAGGGGAAGGTTCATCCTCAAAAGCGAAAGCTGGACCCTCACAGCCGGCAGAAACTTCATTTAAGCGCAAGCGTGGAGTCTTCCAAAAAGAAT TGCAGCACATGATGTATGGTTTCGGAGATGATCCCAAT CCTCTTCCAGAGAGTGTGGCTCTCATGGAGGACATAGTGGTTGAATACATTACAGATTTG GTACATAAAGCCCAAGATACTGGATCAAATAGGGGAAAGCTATCAGTGGAGGATTTTCTCTACCTAATCCGCAAG GATTCTCCAAAACTTAACCGCTGTAAAGAATTGCTGTCTATGAATGAAGAGCTAAAGCAAGCAAGGAAGGCTTTCGAGACAGATGAAGAGAACCTGCGGAAAGCTTTTGAGGCGGATGATGATAAACTGGGATCAACAGAATAA
- the LOC133713184 gene encoding fanconi-associated nuclease 1 homolog: MMILRRSWICSLYLSYVKSCASLSSPLLPSMVLHRTGSCVRICSNAESFIWRAERLFFLNGEQDLSAFLLVYLGIIKYPTYKCIVSEQIFSAQDDLLGYEEAIEVAQIVDEALDGSNTGFVLKCIKIADSHLSNPVQSLTSESWLHSFPTFQQHLSTRKWFY; the protein is encoded by the exons ATGATGATATTAAGGAGATCTTGGATTTGCTCACTGTATCTGAGCTACGTGAAATCTTGTGCATCCTTAAGCAG TCCATTACTACCTAGTATGGTTTTGCATAGAACAGGATCCTGTGTTAGGATATGTTCAAATGCAGAGTCCTTTATCTGGCGTGCTGAG AGGCTTTTCTTCCTGAATGGTGAACAGGATCTCTCAGCATTTCTACTGGTGTATTTGGGAATTATCAAGTATCCAACTTACAAGTGCATAGTTTCAGAACAAATTTTCTCAGCTCAAGATGACTTGCTTGGCTATGAAGAG GCTATTGAAGTGGCACAAATAGTTGATGAAGCTCTTGATGGAAGCAACACTGGATTCGTCTTAAAGTGCATAAAAATAGCTGATTCCCATTTATCCAATCCCGTTCAATCCTTGACCTCTGAATCATGGCTCCATTCCTTTCCCACTTTTCAGCAACATTTGTCTACTCGAAAGTGGTTTTACTAg